From the Anopheles coustani chromosome X, idAnoCousDA_361_x.2, whole genome shotgun sequence genome, one window contains:
- the LOC131269531 gene encoding protein FAM107B — MMPPINSNPNAMTDAQGLILPKKLVNPVLESMDRQNLHRELMFNQKIGKSVLNQKSELQRALEKQKERQVLTAQNLAKQTEQSIASELGRVIMQRAQRLEQQKAAGGGANGGPDATSASINPEYLNARAKLRATVDTK, encoded by the exons ATGATGCCACCGATCAACTCGAACCCGAACGCCATGACGGACGCGCAAGGACTGATACTACCAAAGAAGCTCGTCAATCCCGTGCTCGAGTCGATGGACCGTCAGAACCTGCACCGGGAGTTGATGTTCAATCAGAAGAT cgGCAAGAGTGTGCTGAACCAGAAGTCGGAGCTGCAGCGGGCGCTCGAGAAGCAGAAGGAACGGCAGGTGCTGACGGCCCAGAATCTGGCCAAGCAGACGGAGCAGTCGATCGCCAGCGAGCTCGGGCGCGTCATCATGCAGCGGGCCCAGCGGCTCGAGCAGCAGAAGGCGGCGGGCGGCGGTGCAAATGGGGGGCCGGACGCGACCAGCGCCTCCATCAACCCGGAGTACTTGAACGCACGCGCCAAGCTGCGGGCCACCGTCGACACGAAGTGA